A window of Littorina saxatilis isolate snail1 linkage group LG7, US_GU_Lsax_2.0, whole genome shotgun sequence contains these coding sequences:
- the LOC138972062 gene encoding uncharacterized protein, which produces MTPVALQYIPSPPNNTPCTARTPSETARTPLTPSDSPNTPGYSRAGPQASNYPRNISLTPSSTSSISFTSRTRHSTPLSPSKKSAASAQPAIENAGMMDDKSSMQTEKSSQGCMSPKILRSVLTVDELRCSSEEAPGKVSAGERRIRQTYATRLDQEQCMTEDPKRTPLKEFLARETSERRRKFGMLVASFEEASAGSSPPLSPRIIPPWKRSQEKSETNCESSAIGVKRGASKETRCRPETPSTPKPKHDAIEESSITACQLEVSKEPSPTTEKCTTLCPEWKPTQQVVGDSSVTFITDGASTQPSPATENSSSLCPEWKPLQQVVGDSSVAFIKHGASTQTSEKSSTLCREWQPKQKVVGDSSVAFINGASTQPSPTTEKSSTLCPEWQPLKRGAVSEMKQSLKPSRRVSVVKKSSRKLTPYSPGVQDLLSSAAMQSVLVPLASLKGKSATARPLYIVHPITGMVEILKELASGLDVRCFGIQKTDHAVDFSIETLARFYCQAITQQNNTGTYRLAGYSYGGMVVFQMARQMQREGKRVELLLMLDGSPDYVKCQTQFPRRHLPPNASPEHVTAVVETHFLLYIMNMYEPVDQRELVKTMLEEQETQEQRVEAAIGVTMGTVKVSASAARGLWLGLMFKMDQAKKDGGRKVKVTVSHVADDIISLKRQQKAMKFLRAADIADKYDASEGEMFQGNIHLVRIKTTPEYSCQLAADYGLGRLCTETVWIHHVIGGHESMMTSPHVHAEDVEEKEDEDDDDDDDDDDDDDDDDDDDDDDEEEEEEEEEEEEEEEDNVNDNKDNNNDEEEEDTAAADDDDDDDDDDDDDDDD; this is translated from the exons ATGACACCTGTCGCCTTGCAATACATTCCTTCGCCTCCTAACAATACACCATGCACTGCTCGGACACCCAGCGAGACAGCAAGGACTCCATTGACCCCGAGTGATTCACCAAACACTCCAGGCTACTCGCGTGCTGGCCCGCAAGCTTCAAACTACCCAAGGAACATTTCACTAACTCCGAGCAGCACGTCTAGTATTTCTTTCACTTCCAGAACACGACACAGCACACCGCTGAGTCCCAGCAAAAAATCAGCAGCTTCTGCGCAGCCTGCTATTGAAAATGCGGGGATGATGGACGATAAAAGCTCCATGCAAACAGAAAAGTCATCTCAAGGTTGTATGAGTCCGAAGATTCTCAGATCAGTTCTGACGGTAGATGAACTCAGATGCAGCTCCGAAGAAGCGCCAGGGAAAGTATCTGCAGGAGAGAGACGCATTCGCCAGACCTACGCAACAAGGCTCGACCAAGAACAATGTATGACCGAAGACCCCAAGAGAACGCCGTTAAAGGAGTTCCTTGCGAGAGAAACGTCTGAACGAAGGCGCAAGTTTGGCATGCTCGTCGCCAGCTTTGAAGAAGCAAGCGCAGGGAGTTCTCCACCCCTATCACCAAGGATTATCCCTCCATGGAAACGGAGCCAAGAGAAGTCTGAGACGAATTGCGAGAGCAGCGCTATCGGTGTCAAGCGTGGAGCTTCTAAAGAAACACGCTGCAGACCTGAGACACCGTCCACTCCAAAGCCAAAGCATGACGCCATAGAGGAAAGCAGCATCACTGCTTGTCAGCTTGAAGTCAGCAAAGAACCTAGCCCTACGACTGAGAAATGTACAACTCTTTGTCCCGAGTGGAAACCAACGCAGCAAGTAGTTGGAGATAGCAGCGTCACCTTTATCACGGATGGAGCTTCCACGCAACCAAGCCCAGCGACTGAGAACTCCTCATCTCTTTGCCCGGAGTGGAAACCATTGCAGCAAGTAGTTGGAGATAGCAGCGTCGCCTTTATCAAGCATGGAGCTTCCACGCAAACAAGCGAGAAGTCATCAACTCTTTGCCGGGAGTGGCAACCAAAGCAGAAAGTAGTTGGAGATAGCAGCGTTGCCTTTATCAATGGAGCTTCCACGCAACCAAGCCCCACTACTGAGAAATCCTCAACTCTTTGCCCGGAGTGGCAACCATTGAAGCGAGGCGCTGTGTCGGAAATGAAACAGTCTTTGAAGCCGTCAAGAAGAGTCTCTGTGGTGAAGAAGAGTAGCCGCAAGTTGACGCCTTACTCTCCAGGGGTGCAGGATCTGTTGTCGTCTGCTGCCATGCAGTCTGTGTTGGTGCCTTTGGCCTCGCTGAAGGGAAAGTCAGCCACCGCCAGACCCCTCTACATTGTTCATCCCATCACAG GTATGGTGGAGATACTGAAGGAGCTGGCGAGTGGTCTTGACGTACGCTGCTTTGGAATCCAGAAGACTGACCATGCTGTGGACTTTTCCATAGAAACCTTGGCAAG ATTTTACTGTCAAGCCATCACACAGCAGAACAACACTGGGACCTATCGGCTGGCTGGATATTCCTACGGTGGGATGGTGGTCTTCCAAATGGCACGCCAGATGCAGCGAGAAGGCAAAAGG GTGGAGCTACTCCTGATGCTGGACGGTTCCCCGGACTACGTCAAATGTCAGACGCAGTTTCCCCGACGCCATCTCCCTCCGAACGCCAGCCCCGAGCACGTGACCGCGGTGGTGGAGACCCACTTCTTGCTGTACATCATGAATATGTATGAGCCCGTGGACCAGAGAGAGCTGGTCAAGACAATGCTGGAAGAACAAGAGACTCAAGAGCAGCGCGTGGAGGCTGCCATTGGTGTCACCATGGGAACGGTGAAAGTCAG TGCCAGTGCTGCTCGTGGTCTTTGGCTGGGTCTGATGTTCAAGATGGACCAGGCTAAGAAAGATGGGGGTCGCAAGGTGAAGGTCACTGTGAGTCACGTGGCAGATGACATCATCAGCTTGAAGCGGCAGCAGAAGGCCATGAAGTTCCTGCGTGCTGCCGACATCGCTGACAAGTATGATGCATCTGAGGGAGAAATGTTTCAAG GGAATATTCATCTGGTTCGGATCAAGACAACCCCGGAGTACTCCTGCCAGCTTGCAGCGGATTACGGGCTGGGCAGACTGTGCACAGAAACCGTGTGGATTCACCACGTCATTGGCGGACACGAGTCCATGATGACGTCACCGCACGTGCA TGCTGAGGATGTTGAGGAGAAGgaagacgaagacgacgacgacgacgacgacgacgatgatgatgatgatgatgatgatgatgatgatgatgatgatgaggaggaggaggaagaagaggaggaggaggaggaggaggaggaggacaacGTTAAcgacaacaaagacaacaacaatgatgaggaggaggaggaca ctgctgctgctgatgatgacgatgatgatgatgatgatgatgatgatgatgatgatgattaa